Genomic segment of Paenibacillus sp. FSL R5-0912:
CCATAGGGATGACCTGTCCTTTTTTATCAACGGAAGAGAAGCTCAGGTCTACGGTTCCCAGGGACAGCAACGTACGGCAGCTTTATCGCTCAAGCTGGCGGAAATTGAACTGATCCATGAGGAGATCGGAGAGTATCCTGTGCTGCTTCTTGATGATGTTTTGTCCGAACTTGATCCCTATCGTCAGACCCAGCTTATCGAAACATTTCAAAGCAAGGTACAGACCTTCATCACCGCCACCGGTGTAGAGGGACTGAATGCCGATAAATTAAAAGGCGCGAGCCTGTATCATGTGCACGGCGGCACAGTGGAGCTATAAAGAGCGGAGGAAGACCATGTATATTCATTTGGGCGGAGAGAAAATTATTCGATCCTCAGAGTTAATTGCTATATTTGATATATCGATTGAGAAGTCCTCCAAGGTGTCGAAGCAATTTATGACTCATTCCCAGCAGGATAAAAAGCTGGAGCGCATTGGTGAAGAGGAAGCGAAGTCTATTGTCGTCACCAAGAATACTGTCTACTACTCCCCTATCTCCTCCTCCACTCTCAAAAAAAGAGCCAAAATCTTGTTAGAAATATAATGTTTCGGTAGTTACAGGAGATAATCTGAAAGAAGTAGGTGAAGGCATGTCAATGAATCAACCGACATAT
This window contains:
- the remB gene encoding extracellular matrix regulator RemB, whose translation is MYIHLGGEKIIRSSELIAIFDISIEKSSKVSKQFMTHSQQDKKLERIGEEEAKSIVVTKNTVYYSPISSSTLKKRAKILLEI